The Euphorbia lathyris chromosome 2, ddEupLath1.1, whole genome shotgun sequence genome includes a window with the following:
- the LOC136220203 gene encoding uncharacterized protein — MASPLQHYNPFHFPSFLIITLTSEELRTTQAKRRRRYRSFCSRRTPDNPSETPTTTTVLKNVEWLEQFPFKDEDFQPFDETPDSVFYEAPRFVTHVNDPTIAALTLQELAS, encoded by the exons ATGGCTTCTCCTCTTCAACATTACAATCCTTTTCATTTCCCTTCATTTCTCATCATTACTCTTACCTCAGAAGAACTCCGGACAACCCAAGCGAAACGCCGACGACGATACCG ATCTTTCTGCTCCAGAAGAACTCCGGACAACCCAAGCGAAACGCCAACGACGACAACG GTGTTGAAGAATGTGGAATGGTTGGAGCAGTTTCCCTTCAAGGATGAGGATTTCCAGCCGTTTGATGA GACTCCAGACTCGGTGTTCTATGAAGCTCCAAGATTTGTTACACACGTCAATGACCCAACCATTGCGGCTCTTACACTCCAGGAGTTAGCATCTTAG